The Geoglobus acetivorans genome window below encodes:
- a CDS encoding PAS domain S-box protein yields the protein MNPEDLERVAEEWIEKIAPGIPSDLQNMVGFIARSIVEVLSGKRTVDDLVGEVDESLIEELIRRGQGPEDFLKRIELLVEIVRKHDRAQQQELLPVICELQMKALEKVLRVYSRITAGEVLARKRAERAYRVLNAVNEVIIKAEGEKKMLEDVCRVIVEVGGYKHAWIGYAENGRVIRLAAKYGYSREEPEKQRNSLTGSEDTEPSADLSADDDCSPCIKMAEREGFASSIALPLKYDGDIYGVLNIYAPESDVFDDQEVDLLTKLAENISYAISKIRTEAEKKKIDQLYRLLVDNTGTAILLIEDGRVVFANRRAEELSGYSKEQLIGKPFIELVCEKDREKVMRMHRMRLENPDSVPQSYRLNYVDSAGNMRSGVAIVAKVPESSKFIVSVIDITDLMLAIGQIEENIEKFAILVDKIRNPLAAIHGYVEEYVEDETLREKIFEQIARIVKLVNQLEDGWMESENVRMFLRKFER from the coding sequence ATGAATCCTGAGGATCTGGAAAGGGTGGCGGAGGAGTGGATTGAAAAGATTGCCCCCGGGATCCCATCAGATTTGCAGAACATGGTTGGGTTCATAGCGAGAAGTATCGTTGAAGTGCTGTCCGGAAAGAGAACTGTGGATGACCTGGTAGGCGAGGTGGATGAGTCTCTTATCGAGGAATTGATAAGAAGGGGACAGGGTCCCGAGGACTTTCTGAAGAGAATTGAGCTTCTGGTTGAGATTGTTCGGAAGCATGACAGGGCACAGCAGCAGGAACTGCTTCCAGTAATATGTGAGCTCCAGATGAAGGCCCTCGAAAAGGTTCTGAGAGTCTACAGCAGGATAACGGCCGGGGAGGTTCTGGCGAGAAAGAGGGCTGAAAGAGCATACAGAGTTCTCAATGCGGTAAATGAGGTTATCATAAAGGCAGAGGGAGAGAAAAAAATGCTCGAGGACGTCTGCAGGGTCATCGTGGAGGTTGGAGGGTACAAGCATGCGTGGATCGGGTATGCCGAGAACGGCAGGGTGATCAGGCTTGCTGCGAAGTACGGCTACAGCCGTGAAGAGCCTGAAAAGCAGCGAAACAGCCTGACAGGTTCGGAGGACACAGAACCTTCTGCAGACTTGAGTGCGGATGATGACTGCAGTCCGTGTATAAAAATGGCCGAGAGGGAGGGCTTTGCATCATCGATCGCACTGCCTCTGAAGTATGACGGCGATATTTACGGCGTTCTGAACATTTACGCCCCTGAAAGCGATGTTTTTGACGATCAGGAGGTGGATCTGCTCACCAAACTGGCGGAGAACATATCGTATGCGATCTCCAAGATAAGGACCGAGGCGGAGAAGAAGAAAATTGACCAGCTTTACAGGTTGCTCGTTGACAACACCGGGACTGCAATTCTGCTGATCGAGGATGGCAGAGTGGTGTTCGCAAACAGAAGGGCGGAGGAGCTTTCCGGTTACTCTAAGGAGCAGCTGATCGGAAAACCGTTCATCGAACTCGTCTGCGAAAAGGACAGGGAGAAGGTCATGAGAATGCACAGGATGAGGCTTGAAAATCCGGATTCGGTCCCTCAGAGCTACAGGCTGAACTACGTTGACTCGGCAGGAAACATGCGGAGCGGTGTTGCCATCGTCGCCAAAGTGCCGGAAAGCAGCAAGTTCATCGTGTCTGTTATTGACATTACCGACCTCATGCTTGCGATAGGGCAGATAGAGGAAAACATCGAGAAATTCGCAATACTCGTCGACAAGATCAGAAATCCTCTTGCGGCAATACACGGCTACGTTGAGGAGTACGTGGAGGATGAAACCTTGAGGGAGAAAATTTTCGAACAGATTGCCAGGATTGTCAAACTCGTGAATCAGCTTGAAGACGGCTGGATGGAATCAGAGAACGTCAGGATGTTTCTCAGAAAATTTGAGAGGTAA
- a CDS encoding response regulator, producing the protein MKLVLVVEDDDAVLEVIKAMLGDRYAILEARDGKEAVEKYRVFKPNIVLMDVVMPEMDGVEATREIKRMDPNAKIIGVTAYAKQRASDLLEAGALEVVEKPFSKSTLVSTIEKYINSPE; encoded by the coding sequence ATGAAACTTGTACTGGTGGTTGAAGACGACGATGCCGTGCTTGAAGTTATTAAAGCGATGCTGGGAGACAGGTACGCAATACTCGAGGCGAGAGACGGCAAGGAGGCAGTGGAAAAGTACAGGGTGTTCAAGCCGAACATCGTCCTCATGGATGTGGTCATGCCTGAGATGGACGGTGTGGAAGCCACGAGAGAGATCAAAAGAATGGACCCGAATGCGAAGATCATAGGGGTTACTGCGTACGCAAAGCAGAGGGCAAGTGATCTGCTCGAGGCTGGAGCCCTGGAGGTCGTTGAAAAGCCATTCTCAAAAAGCACCCTGGTGAGCACGATAGAAAAGTACATCAACAGTCCTGAATAA
- a CDS encoding DUF2341 domain-containing protein, which yields MSYTITVDGQVIADPSNDILIYPSELSRKFAEDSDTLRLLLRDDGVSNSINVGKRITAEFKMPLTQLEFDNNGGGVWSRYINIPFSSAASKYAQYKIVISSNNLTIYSADGAQKIQWGGITDFWEKVKSDGSDIRLFNQTHRTSKNYSDYQLYFWLEKFDYINRTAVIWVRIDANTSELNIAYGNAFATISGYHDGERVFDFFDDFETDLSKWSIAATSSTSVVRITSNKYYTGSKSVEVYQTVDDGDTALKHYIGTYRTGVLEWMFYDDIDITGTHAVGEDSVFVGITTSGNNYFWRVGSKWYDTGVPRSTGWHSIKLIFTGTETKVYIDDTYIASTTNVGMLNAISILSVWSVSGPGLYQDCVRLYNLEDPITFGIPKVIKIAIERKFSGVVISKKNTYVDNKPALEISCADISSIFARRFVAESYANQTIEAIVSDLITKYASDIVNATYIATTGVTLTIDFRYKSLKDCLNRLAELSGCMWFVDENNNLYFDYANNLKTSTSKTIDSVEEYDIQESADIINRVYIYGGLDSNNVRVAVQMEDPNSIATYGAFEKVIFDYEITSQDQAKLIGSAILTENAQPVTSVEASFRDQDVDVGEIVTLNITKENFSRQLLIKQLDETIYHNRIIQRAVFESFRKDAVTILESMDERVAKLEQQQVDLADTFVKLTILSEDLGLKEAMKMYYRDYSSSFVLGQAKLGKNKLGEGANYWVLTREV from the coding sequence TTGAGCTACACGATAACTGTTGATGGGCAGGTGATCGCAGACCCTTCAAACGACATCCTCATTTATCCTTCGGAACTCAGCAGGAAGTTTGCAGAGGACTCAGACACTCTCAGACTGCTGCTCCGGGACGATGGGGTTTCTAATTCGATTAATGTTGGGAAGAGGATTACTGCTGAATTCAAAATGCCATTAACACAATTAGAATTTGACAACAATGGAGGGGGTGTCTGGTCAAGATATATCAATATTCCATTTTCTTCAGCAGCTTCCAAATACGCACAATACAAAATAGTAATTAGTTCGAACAATCTTACAATTTATTCAGCTGACGGTGCTCAAAAAATACAATGGGGTGGTATCACTGACTTCTGGGAAAAAGTAAAGTCGGATGGTAGCGATATAAGACTTTTTAATCAAACACACAGGACGAGTAAGAATTACAGCGATTATCAACTTTATTTCTGGCTTGAAAAATTCGATTACATAAACCGAACTGCAGTGATATGGGTAAGAATAGATGCAAACACATCAGAGTTAAATATAGCGTATGGAAATGCATTCGCTACAATAAGTGGATACCATGATGGCGAACGAGTATTCGACTTCTTTGACGATTTTGAAACAGATTTAAGCAAATGGTCAATTGCTGCTACATCAAGTACCTCAGTAGTGCGAATAACCAGCAATAAATATTATACTGGTTCAAAATCTGTAGAAGTTTATCAAACAGTTGACGATGGAGACACAGCACTAAAGCACTATATAGGAACGTATAGAACAGGCGTCTTAGAATGGATGTTCTATGACGATATCGACATAACAGGTACTCATGCAGTAGGTGAAGATTCGGTTTTTGTAGGGATAACTACCTCTGGCAACAATTATTTTTGGAGGGTGGGCAGTAAATGGTATGATACGGGAGTACCTCGCTCGACTGGGTGGCATTCGATCAAATTGATTTTTACAGGGACAGAAACAAAAGTGTATATAGACGATACATATATTGCATCAACGACAAATGTAGGGATGCTAAATGCGATAAGCATCCTGAGTGTATGGTCTGTCAGTGGTCCCGGACTATACCAGGATTGTGTTCGCCTGTACAATCTTGAAGATCCTATAACTTTCGGCATTCCTAAAGTAATAAAAATTGCGATTGAGCGCAAGTTCTCAGGCGTGGTCATCTCCAAGAAAAACACCTATGTCGATAACAAACCAGCTCTCGAAATCAGCTGTGCTGACATCTCCTCAATCTTCGCAAGGCGTTTTGTTGCTGAAAGCTATGCCAATCAGACGATAGAGGCAATTGTCAGTGATTTAATCACAAAATACGCATCCGACATAGTCAACGCAACTTACATCGCCACGACAGGTGTAACCCTCACCATAGACTTCCGCTACAAATCCCTCAAGGACTGTCTGAACCGCCTCGCAGAGCTTTCGGGCTGCATGTGGTTCGTTGATGAGAACAACAACCTCTACTTCGACTACGCAAACAACCTGAAAACCTCAACATCCAAAACAATAGATTCAGTTGAGGAATACGACATTCAGGAGAGTGCAGACATAATAAACAGAGTTTACATCTACGGGGGGCTTGACAGCAACAATGTCAGGGTTGCAGTCCAGATGGAGGATCCGAACTCAATCGCAACTTATGGTGCCTTCGAGAAAGTCATCTTCGACTACGAGATTACATCTCAGGATCAGGCTAAGCTCATCGGCTCGGCCATCCTCACCGAGAACGCACAGCCAGTAACCAGCGTCGAAGCTTCGTTCAGGGATCAGGATGTCGACGTCGGAGAGATCGTAACTCTGAACATCACGAAGGAGAACTTCAGCAGACAGCTCCTCATAAAGCAGCTCGATGAAACCATATATCACAACAGAATTATTCAGAGAGCTGTTTTCGAATCCTTCAGGAAGGATGCAGTCACCATTCTTGAATCCATGGACGAGAGGGTTGCGAAGCTTGAACAGCAGCAGGTTGACCTCGCAGACACTTTCGTCAAGCTCACGATTCTTTCAGAAGATCTTGGGCTGAAAGAGGCCATGAAGATGTACTACCGTGATTACTCTTCCTCATTCGTCCTCGGTCAGGCGAAGCTCGGTAAAAACAAGCTCGGGGAGGGTGCTAATTACTGGGTTTTGACAAGGGAGGTATGA
- a CDS encoding NYN domain-containing protein, which produces MTITFGSSAYSHLRRVMIFIDGGYFKRVVDRHFGDGKSKDPEVMSRTLNHLISDILRNSSFAPNSKPELIRSYYYDAKFSPEDDEFKDQNNYFEEIRGYINYPFEMKFGRLIRAGKDRREKRQKGVDVLLSVDMVTKAFLDHYDVAVLVAGDQDFLDAIRVVKDFSGKKVAGYFVPANNAPPNTSEELIKSLDFKFPRLPTPLFDDLKLED; this is translated from the coding sequence ATGACGATTACTTTCGGTTCATCAGCATATTCCCATTTAAGGAGGGTAATGATTTTCATAGATGGAGGGTATTTTAAGAGAGTCGTTGACAGACACTTTGGCGATGGAAAAAGCAAGGATCCGGAGGTAATGTCCAGAACTTTGAACCATCTGATCTCAGATATATTGCGCAACAGTAGTTTTGCCCCAAACTCCAAGCCTGAGTTGATCAGGTCATACTATTATGACGCAAAGTTCTCTCCTGAGGATGATGAGTTCAAAGACCAGAACAATTATTTTGAAGAAATTCGAGGATATATAAATTATCCATTCGAAATGAAATTCGGAAGACTTATCAGGGCTGGAAAAGATAGGCGAGAGAAGAGACAGAAGGGTGTTGATGTATTGTTATCTGTGGATATGGTCACCAAAGCGTTTCTCGATCATTATGATGTAGCGGTTCTGGTTGCAGGAGATCAGGATTTTCTCGATGCAATAAGGGTGGTTAAAGACTTCTCTGGAAAGAAAGTTGCTGGTTATTTCGTTCCAGCGAATAATGCACCTCCGAACACCTCTGAAGAGTTGATAAAGAGCCTTGATTTCAAGTTCCCGAGACTTCCAACACCGCTTTTTGATGACTTGAAGCTTGAAGATTGA
- a CDS encoding tyrosine-type recombinase/integrase, protein MKRLELSHISTQELKAYKSDILSFLEACSYDLNDDDIIIYINRLKNSYSPKSVRNKLIRIRKFLKFINHSLADDIKLPRIPKRRKHVIKPKDIRQILTEADSKLRERYALKVKSATLLSATSGIRAEELYNLMWKDIDAENRTIYVRAEFAKDYEDRVTFFSREAQEVLQEYLSVVKPDKPLFSKKSLLYHFGKLNTSLRMKHMRKFFSQQSDRLGMPTAVKKILMGHSTAGDVDLSHYDFQDEEELKKIYDKYWKDFRILDC, encoded by the coding sequence GTGAAGAGACTGGAACTGTCGCACATTTCCACACAGGAATTGAAAGCATACAAATCCGATATTCTGAGCTTTTTAGAGGCCTGTTCTTACGATTTAAACGATGATGACATAATTATTTATATAAATAGATTAAAAAACAGTTACAGCCCGAAGAGTGTCAGAAACAAGCTTATCCGCATTAGGAAATTCCTGAAATTCATAAATCACTCCTTAGCTGACGATATCAAGCTTCCGAGGATACCTAAGCGAAGAAAGCATGTGATCAAGCCCAAAGACATAAGACAGATACTCACCGAGGCGGACAGTAAGCTTAGAGAGAGGTATGCCTTGAAAGTGAAGTCTGCCACGCTTTTATCTGCCACGTCCGGAATAAGGGCTGAGGAGCTGTACAATCTCATGTGGAAGGATATTGATGCTGAAAACAGAACTATATATGTCAGGGCAGAATTTGCCAAGGACTATGAAGACAGGGTAACTTTTTTCTCCAGAGAGGCCCAAGAAGTTCTGCAGGAATATCTATCCGTAGTTAAACCTGACAAGCCTCTCTTCTCCAAGAAGTCTCTACTGTACCACTTCGGGAAATTAAACACGAGTTTGAGAATGAAGCACATGAGGAAGTTCTTCAGCCAGCAGAGCGACAGGCTGGGGATGCCAACTGCAGTGAAGAAGATTCTGATGGGACACTCAACAGCTGGAGATGTTGATTTATCACACTACGACTTCCAGGACGAAGAAGAGCTGAAAAAAATTTACGACAAATATTGGAAAGATTTTAGGATTTTGGACTGTTAA
- a CDS encoding DUF2080 family transposase-associated protein gives MADPIEVKVKGYEVIEKVVKRSGDSGRVYVPKSWVGKKVKIILLEPNE, from the coding sequence ATGGCAGATCCGATTGAGGTAAAAGTTAAGGGATATGAAGTAATCGAGAAGGTCGTAAAACGGAGTGGGGATTCAGGTAGAGTCTATGTTCCAAAGTCTTGGGTTGGGAAGAAAGTTAAGATAATACTATTAGAGCCAAATGAGTAA
- a CDS encoding phage tail tube protein gives MPIGATGYLLWRDESTYGTDPGTGSKTADAASVELNWNRNLERVKALWGVRNVPKVYSQEKHVEGRIALNTSDWKMLKHVLGSLTENVTSATQAPYYHDFEEAETLPSFTLERQWGSNTAYVAVGCKVNSARIRGEVGKAVEFELEILGKSMSKITSGLAIPSYSPTLPFRMTNLATATFGGSDVSGQIKSFEININNNLEPDYGSDGTPRAIDEGLREVTGTLTFKFDYTIADYVLNESEGDIVIKLIRGTNDEVEFTIENATFEALNDVTEAEAQKELELAFMSQADPTNKNCIKVRVTSANATYY, from the coding sequence ATGCCGATAGGGGCGACAGGCTATCTGCTCTGGAGAGATGAAAGCACATACGGAACAGATCCAGGAACTGGAAGCAAAACGGCAGATGCAGCAAGCGTGGAGCTGAACTGGAACAGAAACCTTGAGAGAGTCAAAGCTCTCTGGGGGGTCAGGAACGTTCCCAAGGTTTACAGTCAGGAGAAGCACGTTGAGGGAAGGATCGCACTCAACACAAGCGACTGGAAGATGCTTAAACATGTTCTCGGCAGTCTGACAGAGAACGTAACTTCAGCAACTCAGGCTCCATACTATCATGATTTTGAGGAAGCTGAGACGCTTCCGAGCTTCACGCTGGAGAGGCAGTGGGGATCAAACACAGCTTACGTTGCAGTCGGCTGTAAAGTAAACTCAGCGAGAATCAGAGGGGAAGTTGGAAAAGCTGTCGAATTTGAGCTTGAGATCCTCGGCAAGAGCATGTCGAAGATAACATCAGGACTTGCAATTCCAAGCTATTCTCCAACGCTACCATTCAGAATGACGAACCTCGCAACTGCAACCTTCGGAGGCTCAGATGTAAGCGGACAGATAAAGAGCTTTGAGATCAACATCAACAACAACCTTGAGCCAGATTATGGCAGTGATGGAACTCCGAGGGCGATTGACGAGGGACTGAGAGAAGTGACTGGAACCCTGACATTCAAATTCGACTATACAATAGCCGACTACGTGCTGAACGAGTCTGAGGGAGACATAGTCATCAAGCTGATCAGGGGAACGAACGACGAGGTTGAGTTCACGATAGAGAATGCGACATTTGAGGCTCTGAATGATGTAACCGAGGCTGAAGCACAGAAAGAGCTTGAGCTTGCTTTCATGAGTCAGGCCGATCCAACGAACAAGAACTGCATCAAGGTGAGAGTTACATCTGCAAACGCCACGTACTACTGA
- a CDS encoding phage tail tape measure protein yields MEKIEIVIQAIDKATKPLKEIQNRIGSLGQTIGSAGAAFTRAGMMMSAAVLPIVGAFGLAIRTGVEFEQQMKNVQSVAQASQEDFIKLSEFARKMGEQTIFSASEAAQAMYYLASAGYDASRIMESLEGILDLAAATQTDLAFATETVLSVLNSFGMEAKEATKISDKFAATISGSQATMEKLAYSMRYVAPLFKSLGYTIDELLVALGGLYNAGYRGEQAGTILRGALSRLIDPTKEVLETISRLGLEIYELTPAALEIKRQFDKQSEALRELREEYEKTINAMSEMNDEMSKLADKEARLRLEIKKIRYKAAKEGRELTEDEKKQIKELELAIDELSIRQDELRLKYKELSRTKEEQIAQIKSLESAVEALAEKFAKSPKKLKQFKILMEEFRKTSMTAADAVKIFGQEAGPGMMALISQYGTEALDMLEEKIKNASGAAKEMAEIQLKSTAGALKELKSKIEDIQITIFEELKDEIDALINTIKENMPAIKEFTKEFTENMVPAAKTFGEILLDLMKTFNKLPAPVKESVARFSALAVVFMAVGGPMLMVLGGAMQVVGAMISIGSAISGLIGGGGILATLVALLGPVGVALLALAAAAAVLYAAWVNNWFGIRDKTKELVEKLSKSISGFWKWFVNAWSGGWKRIKEGSINTLATLGKIFGNALSLIYNNIVAKFVEGFINAINTVIGSVNKFIAFMSTVPYIGEKLKDVSIPTLKIPNIRIDLGPAIEARILGLKGTEINNSVTVNVNVQTDADPDVIADRVGRVVLRKLADAYTVRRGMI; encoded by the coding sequence ATGGAGAAAATTGAGATTGTTATCCAAGCAATAGACAAAGCAACCAAACCGCTTAAAGAAATTCAAAACCGAATTGGTAGTTTAGGTCAAACTATTGGCTCAGCAGGTGCGGCATTTACAAGGGCAGGCATGATGATGTCTGCTGCGGTGCTCCCAATAGTTGGAGCATTCGGTTTGGCTATTAGAACAGGAGTTGAGTTTGAGCAACAAATGAAAAATGTCCAATCTGTTGCTCAAGCATCTCAAGAAGATTTCATCAAACTTTCAGAATTTGCACGAAAAATGGGAGAACAAACAATTTTCTCGGCTTCGGAAGCAGCCCAAGCAATGTATTACCTTGCTTCAGCAGGTTATGATGCTTCCAGAATTATGGAAAGCTTGGAAGGTATACTAGATCTTGCAGCAGCAACTCAAACAGATCTGGCTTTCGCAACTGAAACAGTTCTTTCAGTCTTAAATTCATTTGGCATGGAAGCTAAAGAAGCAACAAAAATCTCTGACAAGTTTGCTGCAACGATTTCAGGATCACAAGCAACCATGGAAAAATTGGCATATTCGATGAGATATGTTGCTCCTCTTTTTAAGAGCTTAGGATATACTATAGATGAATTACTCGTAGCTCTTGGAGGACTTTATAATGCAGGTTATAGAGGAGAGCAAGCTGGAACAATCTTGAGAGGCGCTTTATCGAGGCTTATTGACCCTACTAAAGAAGTTTTAGAGACAATCAGTAGGTTGGGTTTGGAGATATATGAGCTTACTCCAGCAGCATTGGAAATAAAAAGACAGTTCGACAAACAGAGTGAAGCTCTGAGAGAGCTTAGAGAAGAATATGAAAAGACAATAAACGCAATGTCTGAGATGAACGATGAAATGAGCAAACTTGCCGACAAGGAAGCAAGACTGAGACTTGAGATAAAGAAAATAAGATATAAAGCAGCCAAAGAGGGAAGAGAATTAACAGAAGATGAGAAAAAGCAGATTAAAGAGCTTGAACTTGCAATAGATGAGTTAAGCATCAGGCAAGATGAGTTGAGACTAAAATATAAAGAACTATCAAGAACTAAAGAGGAACAGATTGCCCAGATTAAATCTTTAGAATCTGCAGTCGAAGCTCTTGCTGAGAAATTTGCGAAGAGCCCTAAGAAACTCAAGCAATTCAAAATATTGATGGAAGAATTCAGGAAAACATCAATGACAGCAGCAGATGCTGTAAAGATCTTTGGACAAGAAGCAGGACCAGGAATGATGGCTTTGATTAGCCAATATGGGACTGAGGCTCTTGATATGCTTGAAGAGAAAATCAAGAATGCAAGTGGTGCTGCTAAAGAAATGGCTGAAATTCAGCTAAAATCAACAGCTGGAGCTTTGAAGGAGCTAAAATCAAAAATAGAAGACATTCAAATTACAATTTTTGAAGAACTCAAAGACGAGATAGATGCACTCATCAATACGATTAAAGAAAATATGCCTGCTATTAAAGAATTTACTAAAGAATTTACAGAAAATATGGTGCCTGCTGCAAAAACATTCGGAGAAATACTCTTAGATTTAATGAAAACGTTCAACAAGTTACCGGCTCCAGTAAAAGAGTCAGTAGCTAGGTTTTCTGCTTTAGCTGTCGTTTTCATGGCTGTTGGCGGACCGATGTTGATGGTTTTAGGAGGAGCTATGCAAGTAGTAGGAGCTATGATCTCAATTGGCTCAGCAATAAGTGGCTTGATTGGTGGGGGTGGAATACTAGCCACTCTTGTTGCTTTATTAGGGCCAGTGGGAGTTGCATTACTAGCTCTTGCGGCTGCAGCAGCTGTACTCTATGCTGCTTGGGTAAATAATTGGTTTGGAATCAGAGACAAGACTAAAGAACTGGTAGAAAAACTCTCTAAATCCATATCCGGCTTCTGGAAGTGGTTTGTGAATGCATGGAGTGGAGGATGGAAACGGATTAAAGAGGGCAGCATCAACACCTTAGCAACTCTTGGCAAAATATTCGGTAATGCACTAAGTTTGATCTATAATAATATCGTGGCAAAGTTTGTTGAAGGCTTCATCAATGCGATTAATACTGTTATTGGTAGTGTTAACAAGTTTATAGCTTTTATGAGTACTGTCCCTTATATTGGCGAAAAACTCAAGGACGTATCAATCCCAACCCTTAAGATCCCAAACATCAGGATAGACCTCGGACCGGCGATAGAGGCAAGGATTCTCGGACTCAAGGGGACCGAGATAAACAACAGCGTTACAGTGAATGTGAACGTTCAGACGGATGCAGATCCGGATGTTATTGCTGATAGAGTCGGCAGAGTTGTTCTGAGAAAACTTGCAGATGCATACACTGTCAGGAGGGGGATGATTTGA
- a CDS encoding LAGLIDADG family homing endonuclease: MPVTVKCLNCRKEFQVPPSKIEKRRFCSKRCFYEFRRKRVNKICQNCGKEFEVWQSRRDKAKFCSHECRLDYDRKTSVKIKRICQGCGKEFYIFPYRVKRGEGKFCSKKCASVNISQDLLFTAYWDLELSVRDCAKIFRCSATTIRQYLKKYHIPLRELGGVADVNLKPSKELAYILGVIFGDGYVGHTKKYGDRFIQLKVIDKQFADEFVVNLRRIGLKPYMKTIKPKKPNWKKIYYVRARSKQFYEWYKSLDLKTIETEYLINDDFRKEFIRGFYESEGHRAHSNIQMYNTNLKLLKLIKAQLEKLGFKVSIKTYTRRNRKPEHVLTVLGGKKEVLRFIQIINPITKN; encoded by the coding sequence ATGCCTGTAACTGTCAAATGCTTGAATTGTAGGAAGGAGTTTCAAGTGCCACCATCTAAAATTGAGAAGAGAAGATTTTGTTCAAAACGATGTTTTTACGAATTTAGACGTAAGAGAGTTAATAAAATCTGTCAGAACTGTGGTAAAGAGTTTGAAGTCTGGCAAAGCAGGAGAGATAAAGCAAAATTCTGTTCACACGAGTGTCGGTTGGACTATGATAGAAAAACAAGTGTCAAGATCAAAAGAATCTGCCAAGGATGTGGTAAAGAATTCTACATTTTTCCATATAGGGTTAAGCGGGGAGAAGGAAAATTCTGTTCAAAGAAGTGTGCCAGTGTTAATATCTCCCAAGATCTGCTATTTACTGCCTACTGGGACTTAGAGTTGTCAGTTAGAGATTGTGCCAAAATATTCAGGTGTAGTGCTACAACAATTAGACAATACCTTAAAAAATATCACATCCCCCTTCGTGAGCTTGGTGGAGTTGCAGATGTAAATCTTAAACCTTCTAAAGAGTTAGCATATATTTTAGGAGTCATATTCGGTGATGGTTATGTGGGACACACGAAGAAGTACGGAGATAGGTTTATCCAATTAAAAGTGATTGATAAACAATTTGCAGATGAATTTGTAGTTAATTTGAGAAGAATTGGTCTTAAACCATATATGAAGACAATTAAGCCTAAAAAACCTAATTGGAAGAAGATCTATTATGTAAGGGCTCGGTCAAAACAATTTTACGAGTGGTATAAGAGTTTAGACTTAAAGACAATCGAAACTGAGTACCTCATAAACGATGATTTTCGCAAAGAATTCATTCGAGGCTTTTATGAATCTGAAGGGCATCGTGCCCATTCTAACATTCAAATGTACAATACTAACTTAAAGCTGCTAAAACTTATTAAAGCTCAACTGGAAAAATTAGGCTTTAAAGTGTCAATCAAGACTTATACGAGAAGAAATAGAAAACCAGAGCATGTATTAACGGTGCTTGGTGGAAAAAAAGAAGTATTACGTTTCATCCAAATAATAAACCCCATCACTAAAAATTAA
- a CDS encoding phage tail protein → MQIANKLGLKGIAEIYVREAGGEWKLIRRVPNILTDDFLSKIMDTQTPSAYGYFAVGDGSGTPSGSDTALFNETFRKAVSSTIKETQSDFYYKWECYITTTEYTGNISEFGLFDAASAGNMMNHIAFASFYKSNTMEVRIDYYLYLTRL, encoded by the coding sequence ATGCAGATTGCAAATAAGTTGGGATTGAAGGGAATTGCTGAGATATATGTGAGAGAGGCGGGGGGAGAATGGAAGCTGATAAGGAGAGTCCCAAACATCCTGACTGACGACTTCCTCTCAAAGATCATGGACACCCAGACACCTTCAGCATACGGATATTTTGCAGTTGGAGATGGCTCCGGAACTCCAAGCGGGAGTGATACGGCTCTCTTCAACGAAACATTCAGAAAAGCTGTCTCAAGCACGATAAAAGAGACCCAGAGTGACTTTTACTATAAGTGGGAGTGCTACATAACCACGACAGAGTACACAGGTAACATCAGCGAGTTCGGGCTTTTTGATGCTGCATCAGCTGGAAACATGATGAATCACATCGCATTCGCTTCTTTTTATAAGTCTAACACAATGGAGGTCCGTATAGATTACTACCTGTATTTAACGAGGCTGTGA